GGAAACACCGGGGGACCGTTGAACCGGTGTCTTGAATAGGTGCTGCATGGCTGTCGTCAGCTCGTGTCGTGAGATGTTGGGTTAAGTCCCGCAACGAGCGCAACCCCTATCACTAGTTGTCCCGCCTCTGGCGGGAAACTCTAGCGAGACTGCCCGTGATAAATGGGAGGAAGGCGGGGATGACGTCAAGTCAGCATGGCCCTTATGTCCAGGGCTACACACGTGCTACAATCCGCGCTACAAAGAGCAGCAAGCCGGCGACGGCGAGCAAATCTCAAAAAAGCGCGGTCAATTCGGATTGCAGTCTGCAACTCGACTGCATGAAGCCGGAATCGCTAGTAACCGCAGATGAGGTACGCTGCGGTGAATACGTTCTCGGGCCTTGTACACACCGCCCGTCACACCATGAGAGTCAGATACACCCAAAGCATCCCGCTTGCGGGGTTCTAAGGTGGAGCTGATGATTGGGGTGAAGTCGTAACAAGGTAGCCGTACCGGAAGGTGTGGCTGGATCACCTCCTTTCTAAGGAGAACCGAAGATAATCGATGTTTCTAGGAACGTCTATTATTCTTCTATTTCCAGGTCGATCGATCTTAACCAAGATTGCATCTGATGCTCTGTTAGCGGGGGCTCCGTTTCTCAGGAACGGTTCCTCTCCCTGTTCAGTTTTGAGGGCTCTCTAATTTTAAGATCGCCAATGACACGAATATATCCATCCGCTAATTGTTCTCTAATTTACGCTAATCACGCTAACCTTGATATTACCTTTCTCCCAGCGAGCGATAGCTAATAATGAAATTCGCGTTATTAGGAGAAATTCGCGATGTATTAGCGTTGATTATATTAGCGTTATTAGAGTTCCGGCAAATTAGGGAAGTTAGAAATAACTTCCTTTTTTGTTTGTATAGGGCCTTAATATTTTGTTATAATGATTTTAGGATTTTGAGTTTTGGATTTTGGATTTCCTCGCCCAGCGAGGTTCGGGCTCATAGCTCAGTTGGCTAGAGCGTGCGACTGATAATCGCAAGGTCGGTGGTTCAAATCCACCTGGGCCCACCAATCAATCTGCTATAAGCGGAAGCGTCACGTAAAAGGTGGTTCCCTGCCCTATTCCGGGACTTTCGGCCCAGATCCGTCCGCCGTGCCCTTCAACGACCATTCTTGCGTCAAACAGCCCCAATCCGGAACTAGCCTGGCTTTCTACATCCGTAGCCCTTTCGCCTCTGTCAAATATCCCGCGCAGCGCTTGTCTGTTCAGGCCTATCCCGTGATCTGAAACAGAAAACACCGCTTCCGCCCCTGTCGGACTTTTGCAGACATTTATCTCTACTTGAGAGCCTCCGTATTTGGCGGCATTTGTCAGCAATTCTCCAAGCACTCTGGAACTGAAAAGCCTTTCATCCAGTTTAACCGGCAAAGGTTCTTGAGTTATTTCAACATGGGCGGAGATGTCCCTCATTGAAAAATTTTGTTCCAGCATAACCCGCCTTTCAGCAAACCACTTGGACAGGTTCATCGGCACAAAGTTCATTTCATACTCAATATCACCTCTCAGAAGCTTATTCATCATTTCAAGAAGAGTTTTTTCACCGGAGCCGGACTCTTCTTCAATAATTGCCAGCATTCTTCCCATAGCCGCTCTGTTCTCTTCAGTTGGATCACTCATGAAACTATTCATAGCCCTTCCTAGTATAACAGCAGCCATTTTAGTGCTCTTGGCCCGGTTCTTGGCGTCATGCGCATAGGTTTCTCCGATCATCCTCAATTCAAAATAATGCCGCTCGAGCTCCTGCCTTTCCCCGGCTTCTATCCTGGCAAGACTACAGGCATCCCTAAAGGTCATGAGCGTTTGCTCCACCTGGTCCTTCATCAACACAGGAATTATCGGGTAAAATCTGCCGACCCCGGCGTTTTTTGTCCAATTAGCCAGCATTATGAACTCGGCCGATGCGCCGTTCCTGTTCAAAAGAAGAAAAAGTATGTCCGAAATGAATCTGGGATTATGTCCGTAAAAGCCGCTTGCAAGGTCTGCATTAAAATTATCCTGCGAGGGGCTATGAGCGGCTCTGTCATTGATCCACAGGGCAAAAGGTTCCCCTTCGGGGGTCATAAACCAGTTTTCGCACCTGCCGCCTACCGGCGCTGCTCCGTTTACAGCCACATCCACAAAATACGCTTTATCGCCTTTATTAAGCGGCGTCGGCTCCTGCGGCCACAAACTTTTCCACTCTCCGATACCCGCCACCCTTGCTAAGTGTCCGTTTTCCGGATTGTAGGAATAGAACATACCTGAATCCGCTCTTAAAAGATCGACGACCGCTTCTACCTGGACCGCCGCTATCTGTCCGGGGCCAAGGTCTCTCCTGGACAAACGCTGCATAAGGCCGTAGATCTGCCTCCCGTGGTCCGGCAAAGGCGCTCCGTGTCTTAATACCGTCCAGGCCAAACCCACACGGTTTGCCGCAGGCCTTAAAAAAGCCGAAATTTTATTAACAGAGCCCATATCCCTTCCTTAATCTGTAAATTTCCCCTCGATTCAATTATCGTTCTTTTACGAACACAATTTCACCACCGTTGCCGCGTGTGCTAAAATTAGAAATAGCGAAGTCGAAGCATGGGGGCATAGTTCAGCCCCTCGACTCTCCTTGACTCGCTTACGCTCGCTCGGGATCGCTCGGAACAGGTTGGTAGAAAGCTCGGTTAGCATGCAGAAGGTCCGCGGTTCGGTTTCTGGAACTTTCGGTTTTGGATTTGTGATTTGTTTAGGATTTAGAGA
Above is a window of Candidatus Margulisiibacteriota bacterium DNA encoding:
- a CDS encoding sensor histidine kinase, whose translation is MGSVNKISAFLRPAANRVGLAWTVLRHGAPLPDHGRQIYGLMQRLSRRDLGPGQIAAVQVEAVVDLLRADSGMFYSYNPENGHLARVAGIGEWKSLWPQEPTPLNKGDKAYFVDVAVNGAAPVGGRCENWFMTPEGEPFALWINDRAAHSPSQDNFNADLASGFYGHNPRFISDILFLLLNRNGASAEFIMLANWTKNAGVGRFYPIIPVLMKDQVEQTLMTFRDACSLARIEAGERQELERHYFELRMIGETYAHDAKNRAKSTKMAAVILGRAMNSFMSDPTEENRAAMGRMLAIIEEESGSGEKTLLEMMNKLLRGDIEYEMNFVPMNLSKWFAERRVMLEQNFSMRDISAHVEITQEPLPVKLDERLFSSRVLGELLTNAAKYGGSQVEINVCKSPTGAEAVFSVSDHGIGLNRQALRGIFDRGERATDVESQASSGLGLFDARMVVEGHGGRIWAESPGIGQGTTFYVTLPLIAD